GTCGCTGTAAGGGATGGCCATCATGGCAGTATTGGTTTCGTAGAACACTTCCATGCGGTTCAGCAGGCTGTGCCCGATAAAACGCAGGCGGTTCTCCAGGAAATTGTCATAGATCGCCTGGTGGATGTATTCATGTTCCAGTCCCCTTTCCAGCAGATCCGCCACCATCCGGTGCACCCGGGCGGAAGTGGAGGCAAAACGGAAGGAACCGGTATCGGTCATCGTACCGGCATAGATACATTGTGCAATATCGTTATCTATATAATGTTCATCCCCGAGGCGGTAGATGATCTCGTAGATCAGCTGGGCGGTGGACGCGGCGGTGGTATCGCTGATGCCGTAGTCGAAATCGGGCTGCGGCTCCAGGTGATGGTCCACCAATATCTTGATGCAACTCAGCTTTTCCAGGTAAGGTTCCATGTTCTTCGTCCTGCCCAGGTGGTTGAAATCCAGGCAGAAGAGCAATTCCACTCCGTCCAGCGCTTTAAGGGATTTATCCAGGGCGGATTCAAAATCCAGTACATTATCGCTCCCCGGCATCCATTTCAGGAAATCCGGAAAATTGGTGGGCGAGATGGCGGTAACATCGTGGCCTTTACGCCTGAGATAGTGGTACAGGGCAAGTGACGAACCCATTGCGTCCGCATCAGGCTTCTGATGCATGGTGATCACCACTTTTTTGGGGCTATCCAGTAATGGCTTAATTTCCTCAATTGGCTTCATTCCAAAAACTATAATTTAATAAGATACAAGCGGTTAAAGCACTGCCTGGATTCGTTTATGCAAACGAAGTGCGAAGTTCTTTATTTGAGGCAGAATTTCAAAATTTTTTACTGCTAATCAAAAACTGTTTACTTTTGCGCGCAAAACCGGTTAATAGCCGGTCATTGTTGTTCCACCTGATAAACGACTAATCTTCAATATGACTAACAGAACATTTACCATGATCAAGCCCGATGCCGTTGAAAACGGACATATCGGGGGCATCCTGGACAAGATCTGCGCAGCAGGTTTCCGGATCGTAGCCATGAAACTGACAAAATTGTCCGCCGGGAAAGCGGGTGAATTCTATGCTGTACACAAGGAAAGGCCTTTTTACGGTGAACTGGTGGAGTTTATGAGCAGCGGGCACATTGTTGCGGCTATCCTGGAAAAGGACAATGCCGTGGAAGATTTCCGCAAGCTGATCGGTGCTACCAATCCTGCCCAGGCTGAGGAAGGTACTATCCGCAAGATCTACGCAGAGTCCATCGGCCGTAACGCCGTGCACGGATCTGATTCCAATGAGAACGCCGAAATTGAAGGCAACTTCTTTTTCAGCGGGCTGGAGAAGTTCTAGCAGCTGATATCTTTCAAGATAGCGGGGCTGACCAAACTTTTGGTCAGCCCCTGATTTTTTTCGGGTACTGATGCAGACCTGTCATCACTCCAGCAATCCCCTTCATTTTTCTTTTGTCGCCTCCTCTTTTTTACCGGAAAGGCAAAGGCTCCGCGAACCCGGGGCAGCCTTTGTATATCATTCCACTTCCACGACCAGGTCATCCTGTTGCACCATCGTACCTTCTCTCAGGTGAATGGCCTTTACTTTGCTTTCACGGGTA
This genomic stretch from Chitinophaga sp. XS-30 harbors:
- a CDS encoding bifunctional oligoribonuclease/PAP phosphatase NrnA, producing the protein MKPIEEIKPLLDSPKKVVITMHQKPDADAMGSSLALYHYLRRKGHDVTAISPTNFPDFLKWMPGSDNVLDFESALDKSLKALDGVELLFCLDFNHLGRTKNMEPYLEKLSCIKILVDHHLEPQPDFDYGISDTTAASTAQLIYEIIYRLGDEHYIDNDIAQCIYAGTMTDTGSFRFASTSARVHRMVADLLERGLEHEYIHQAIYDNFLENRLRFIGHSLLNRMEVFYETNTAMMAIPYSDLKRFDLQTGDTEGLVNFLLSIQGIKLAALIIDRNSEVKLSFRSKGNFLM
- a CDS encoding nucleoside-diphosphate kinase is translated as MTNRTFTMIKPDAVENGHIGGILDKICAAGFRIVAMKLTKLSAGKAGEFYAVHKERPFYGELVEFMSSGHIVAAILEKDNAVEDFRKLIGATNPAQAEEGTIRKIYAESIGRNAVHGSDSNENAEIEGNFFFSGLEKF